The genomic region AGGCTATCAATCAACTCGTGCATGGATGTAAACTAATTAattaacattatttttattataatataataattattaatacattaataaattatttctaatattaatttaataataattaagtcTTAATTCAATTAGTATAAATATTATTGTCTATACAAGAAgacattattttttaatttatgggTTAGGTAAAAAAACAAATATTATCTCTACAAACTTAAATGGTGTAATTTTATGTGTTTAAAGGTTTTGCAAAATTTGAAATATAGAGAGATAATTGGATCACTGTTGAAGTAGTATACGATACGGGCTCGATTTCTAAATTTCTAAgcccaataaataaataaactctgATTCTGATTTCAGGTCACCATCTCTTCGTCTTTATGCCGCCTACTCCCTCCACTTCACCACCACGATGAGCGCCTCTACTCCCTCATTTCCGCCAAAACCCTGAACAGAGAAAAAGGAAATAATAGATCCCAAACATGACCCCTTCCTCACTTTCCACCCGCCTCACCCTCTTCGCTCTCCTCTCCGCTACTaccttttactttctttacaaatCCCGCCGCCGCTGCCTAAAACCCCTCAAACATCTCCCTCTAAACCCTAACCCTAGACCAGGTAAGCTCTTCTTCCTCAGCCAAACCGGAACATCCAAAGCCCTAGCTCAACGCCTCCTTGACCTCCTCTCCTCCAAGAATAACATTCCTTTCGACCTCGTTGATCCCCAGACCTACGAACCGGAGGATCTCCCTAAGGAATCCCTAATCATTATCATCGCTTCCACCTGGGAAGATGGAAATCCTCCCCAAAATTCTAAATTCTTCGTCAATTGGCTCGCCGAAATCAGCACTGATTTTCGCGCCGGGAATTTGCTGCTTTCTGATTGTAAATTCGCCGTCTTTGGAGTCGGTAGCCGGCTTTACGGGTACACCTTTAATGCGGTGGCGAGGGATTTGGGAAAGAGGTTGAGAGGGTTGGGAGCGACGGAGATGGTGCCGGTTGGGGAAGGTGATGTGGATGGAGGTGAATTGGAGAGTGTCTTTGAAGGGTGGAGTGAAAAGGTGGTCACTGTTTTGAAAGGGGGATTGGTGATGGAGAATGAGAATGGCATTGTTTATGAGAGTGATGTTGAAAGCCTTGAAAGTGATGATGACGATGATGGAGAAGGAGGAGGGGAAGACATTGTTGATCTTGAAGATATTGCAGGTAAAGGGCCATCGAGGAAAAAGTCTGTTAATGTGGCTGAAACTAATGGGAAATTGGATGGGAAAAGAGAGATGGTAACTCCAGTTATAAGAGCCAACTTGGAGAAACAGGTAACTTTGTTTAAGTGGATATGCATCTTTTGCTGATGAAAGCATTTTATGTTGTTGATTGCTTAATCTTAGTATGCCATTGCACTTTTTGGTCTAATTGACATCCTTTTACTGCTGGGAATTTTCAGGGATATAAAATTATTGGTTCACATAGTGGTGTTAAGATCTGTAGATGGACCAAGTCTCAACTTAGAGGACGAGGAGGTTGTTACAAGCACTCATTTTATGGAATAGAGAGTCATAGGTGATTGCGACTTTCTTATGCACCTATTAAGCTTTCGATGATTATTTAGTTCTGTCTCATTTCAATGTTGTGGGACTGATATcgttttactatttcttttttcATATTTCTTCCTGCTTTAAGGTTTAGTTACGCTTTTCATCTCATAAGTCATTAGTGTCTTGCCATTTTTATGGTGTTCCTTGATTTATAATATGAGGAGAATTCGATATCACGTTTATACTTCCAGAAAGATTATCTTGCCTTTTGCACCCTCAACTAACATAAAAGGAGTCTGGAAACAAGGAAGTATGCATCATGTTGGTCTATAAGTGGCTGTAGTTGATCTCATGTACATCTGTCTACATTGAGTTTGATCATTTTATGTATTTCATAGCAATGAAACCTCATTTTGTAATTTACTTAATACATTGTACAATCTTTTTTTGTCCTATCTTCGCTTCTTGGTTGCAGCTATTGTCCTGCTATTTAAATTCCTTTAACTTCTGAATTTGACAGATGCATGGAGGCTACACCTAGTTTGGCATGTGCCAATAAATGTGTTTTCTGCTGGAGGCATCATACGAATCCAATAGGGAAGAGTTGGCAGTGGAAGATGGATGATCCCTTAGAGATTGTCAATACTGCCATAGATCTTCATACAAAGATGATTAAGCAAACGAAAGGAGTTCCGggtaattttcataaattttttctTCTAATTATATTTTCCCTTTATCATGGGGTTTCCTATAGTTGACTTCTCTTCTACTAAGTTCTGCCTCAGACAATTTAGTCAATGCACCTCAATTATGTcataatcatttcataatt from Gossypium arboreum isolate Shixiya-1 chromosome 1, ASM2569848v2, whole genome shotgun sequence harbors:
- the LOC108480112 gene encoding S-adenosyl-L-methionine-dependent tRNA 4-demethylwyosine synthase, translating into MTPSSLSTRLTLFALLSATTFYFLYKSRRRCLKPLKHLPLNPNPRPGKLFFLSQTGTSKALAQRLLDLLSSKNNIPFDLVDPQTYEPEDLPKESLIIIIASTWEDGNPPQNSKFFVNWLAEISTDFRAGNLLLSDCKFAVFGVGSRLYGYTFNAVARDLGKRLRGLGATEMVPVGEGDVDGGELESVFEGWSEKVVTVLKGGLVMENENGIVYESDVESLESDDDDDGEGGGEDIVDLEDIAGKGPSRKKSVNVAETNGKLDGKREMVTPVIRANLEKQGYKIIGSHSGVKICRWTKSQLRGRGGCYKHSFYGIESHRCMEATPSLACANKCVFCWRHHTNPIGKSWQWKMDDPLEIVNTAIDLHTKMIKQTKGVPGVTQERLMEGLSPRHCALSLVGEPIMYPEINALVDELHRRRISTFLVTNAQFPEKIKMLKPVTQLYVSVDAATKDNLKAIDRPLFGDFWERFIDSLKALKEKHQRTVYRLTLVKGWNTEDVEAYSKLFVLGKPDFVEIKGVTYCGSSATSKLTMENVPWHSDVRAFSEALALKSEGEYEVACEHAHSCCVLLAKTEKFKVNGQWHTWIDYEKFHDLVASGRPFDSEDYMALTPSWAVYGAEEGGFDPDQSRYKKERHHKSKR